Within the Oncorhynchus clarkii lewisi isolate Uvic-CL-2024 chromosome 2, UVic_Ocla_1.0, whole genome shotgun sequence genome, the region tcatttttggtgaaaattgaaaaaaagggtcagaACCTTTTTAATGTCATCACATCATTatttttgttgaaatgacgtggaaacgattatgattcaaccagtttttaccCAGTGGGATGTTCTGTTTCTCAGAACTGTGTTTTGTGTCTTTTAGGTGGGCAGGCTAGACAAAATCTTGGTAGTTTGACCATGGCATCTGGATAGAATAGCTGTGACAGGTTTGCTCCCTTGACCGTAATTAAGTAGCTCCACAAACCGATTATTAGGTAAGATTACATCAGGTTATGCTAAATAATGATTAAGTAAGATTACATACGATTGGAATCTATGACTAAATAAACTCACTAACCTTCTAAAATAATTTAAGAGCACATGGCCAATGAACAGATGGAAAATAACAGATTTCATGGACTTAACTAATGCTATTGAGAATCAAAATGATGATTGACCATTTTTATATGAATAGGTCACCATGGTTGTCTCGAATTGAAATACAAATATGTAAGAAGTGAATGTTGTGGATATTATCAATTTAATAAATTATACTAATTAAGATGCCTTGCAATTGAGTTTTAACTTGATAGGTAACATGTATAATTAACTCAAGCAGGGACCAAAAGATCTGTATCTGGTACAATATGACTTTTATGACCATTTTGAATAAGCTGATTAACTCACTGGCCTTTTGGGATAAACTGCCAGTGGGAGGACAGTGTTGCAGGCACGAACTTGGAACTGGTCAGTGCCGAAAGGTTTGTGTGTGTTCCGGAAGATTAACAAAATCCACCAGAAAAGGACTTATTGTTGAAATTGTATGtaacaaaaaaattacaaaaaaacaGCTGTCTCATTGATGTGAGAGCCAAGTCCTTAGCTCAGCACTATATAAAGGGAGAATGTCTTCTCTCTGCACATTACAGCCACAGGCATCCAGAGTAACCAGGATGTTGAACATTAGCAAGGTTCAGCTGCCTTTGCAGCTTCCtaccttctccagatcctccGATAGGCTTCTTCAGCCTCTATGGGACTATTTCCTTTTCAACCACtactttctcatctcctctcccttcttccctgtCATACTCTGCTTCTCCAGTTACTTCTTCTCCAGTCTCCCCTTTGCTGTACTAGACCGCCTGGGAGACATGGTCCCCTCCATTCACCACTACAAGATCCAGCAAGAGAGACGTCCAACCATGGGGATGATGGCAAAGAGCTTCGGAAGGGCTGTTTATAACCACTTGATCTTTGTTCTGCCTGCTGTGCTGACTCAGACCTGCTTTATGCCTTCAGTGGCGCTGCCTTCCAGTGCTCCAACTGTGGTAGAGGTTCTCATTGATGGACTTGCTGCCCTTCTTCTTTTTGACACCCAGTATTATATGTGGCACTTTGTGCACCACAAGCATCCACAACTGTATCGGTGGGTCCATGCCATCCACCACGAATACATGGCACCCTTTTCCTGGAACACCCAGCAACTCAGCATTCCAGAACTAATAACAGTGGGATTCTGGAGCAACCTGGACCCCATCCTGCTGAAATGCCACCCTTTTACTACCTGGTGCGTCACCATCATCAGTATCTGGATGTCAGTGGAGGACCACATTGGCTATGACCTGCCATGGGGTCTCAACCACCTGGTACCATTTGGTCTGTTAGGAGGAGCACCAGCTCATGACATGCACCACCAGAAGCCCAACAGTAACTATGCACCTTTCTTCAGCCACTGGGACAGGCTATTTGGCACTGCCATCCTGCCAGGGAAAATAACTGAGAAGAAAGTTATGTATTCACTGTAAATAGGACCATTCAGTATCATTTTGATTACCCTCATGCTTCCATGTTAATTAgaataaatgtatttgtttttattagTAATTTACCGACATCAATTGTATTAAAATGTACTAAATGTTATTACACGTGTAAAGTTTTTCTAAATGGATTAATCTTATGACAATAATGGGTAGAATAAGAGCAAAAGTAATGGTCCTTAGTAATACATAGTCAGAGGGTACAACTATACAGCAAACTCCAAGTGTAACTTT harbors:
- the LOC139372235 gene encoding cholesterol 25-hydroxylase-like protein 1, member 1, producing MSSLCTLQPQASRVTRMLNISKVQLPLQLPTFSRSSDRLLQPLWDYFLFNHYFLISSPFFPVILCFSSYFFSSLPFAVLDRLGDMVPSIHHYKIQQERRPTMGMMAKSFGRAVYNHLIFVLPAVLTQTCFMPSVALPSSAPTVVEVLIDGLAALLLFDTQYYMWHFVHHKHPQLYRWVHAIHHEYMAPFSWNTQQLSIPELITVGFWSNLDPILLKCHPFTTWCVTIISIWMSVEDHIGYDLPWGLNHLVPFGLLGGAPAHDMHHQKPNSNYAPFFSHWDRLFGTAILPGKITEKKVMYSL